In Agrobacterium sp. RAC06, a single window of DNA contains:
- a CDS encoding MFS transporter translates to MTDQAPSSKRLAFYALPAIPMAAIALPFYIVVPTFYADHFALSLATIGTLLLAIRLVDAITDPLFGWLSDRVRSRYGRRRFFFVISTPLTALAAFMLFWPPEDAGVGYLAFWGVALSIGATWSLLPYTAWGAELATGYQARVKLSAWREGATLIGSLIAITLPFVGGLDTAAGFHGLAWVAVFIAVALPLAGLLAVAVVPEPIDLSQRKLSLREGFRHLRANGPFLRLVSAFLLNSFANAIPASLFIYFVGQRLDAPAMQGPLLFTYFLCAIAGVPLAVATAKRLGKHRAWCYAMMLACAVFSVTGFLGEGDVLAFTVVCVVTGLLLGFDLTLPPAIQADVIDNDTVSSGEQRSGLYFAAWSFTTKLAVALSAGVVFPLLDLAGFIGSQTATQTPGALTALTALYAFLPILPKLAAIALMWNFSLDEAAHQKLRASLGA, encoded by the coding sequence ATGACAGACCAGGCCCCGTCGTCGAAGCGCCTTGCTTTCTACGCGCTTCCCGCAATCCCGATGGCCGCCATTGCGCTGCCCTTCTACATCGTGGTGCCGACCTTCTACGCCGATCACTTCGCCCTGTCGCTCGCGACCATCGGCACGCTGCTGCTTGCCATCCGGCTGGTCGACGCGATCACCGATCCCCTGTTTGGCTGGCTGTCCGACCGTGTCCGCTCTCGCTATGGCCGCCGCCGTTTCTTCTTCGTCATCTCCACGCCGCTGACAGCGCTCGCCGCCTTCATGCTCTTCTGGCCACCTGAGGACGCGGGCGTCGGTTATCTCGCCTTCTGGGGCGTGGCGCTCTCCATCGGCGCCACCTGGTCGCTTTTGCCCTACACTGCCTGGGGGGCGGAGCTCGCGACCGGTTATCAGGCGCGGGTGAAGCTGTCGGCCTGGCGCGAGGGCGCCACTCTGATCGGCTCGCTGATCGCGATCACCCTGCCATTCGTCGGCGGCTTGGACACGGCAGCCGGCTTTCACGGCCTTGCCTGGGTCGCCGTCTTCATTGCCGTCGCGCTACCCTTAGCGGGACTGCTGGCGGTGGCCGTGGTGCCGGAACCGATCGATCTCTCACAGCGGAAGCTCTCGTTGCGGGAGGGCTTCCGGCATCTGCGCGCCAATGGTCCCTTCCTGCGACTGGTCAGCGCCTTCCTCTTGAACAGCTTTGCGAATGCGATCCCAGCTTCGCTCTTCATCTATTTCGTCGGCCAGCGTCTTGATGCGCCGGCCATGCAGGGGCCGCTGCTCTTCACCTATTTCCTCTGCGCCATCGCCGGCGTGCCGCTGGCAGTTGCCACCGCCAAGCGCCTCGGCAAGCACCGCGCCTGGTGCTACGCCATGATGCTCGCCTGTGCCGTCTTCTCGGTGACGGGTTTCCTTGGCGAGGGCGATGTGCTCGCCTTCACTGTGGTCTGCGTCGTGACCGGTCTTTTGCTCGGCTTCGATCTGACGCTGCCACCCGCGATCCAGGCCGACGTGATCGACAACGACACGGTTTCATCAGGCGAGCAGCGCTCCGGCCTTTACTTCGCCGCCTGGAGCTTCACCACCAAGCTTGCGGTGGCGCTCTCCGCCGGTGTCGTCTTCCCGCTCCTCGACCTTGCCGGCTTCATCGGCAGCCAGACGGCCACCCAAACGCCCGGTGCACTCACTGCACTGACGGCCCTCTACGCCTTCCTGCCGATCCTTCCCAAGCTCGCGGCCATCGCCTTGATGTGGAATTTCTCCCTCGACGAGGCGGCCCATCAGAAACTGCGCGCAAGCCTCGGCGCCTGA
- a CDS encoding DUF2256 domain-containing protein, whose amino-acid sequence MPKTIRKGDLPQKTCPVCRKPFAWRKKWERDWDNVVYCSERCRRTGKTVNADKA is encoded by the coding sequence ATGCCCAAGACGATCCGCAAGGGCGATCTGCCCCAGAAAACCTGTCCCGTCTGCCGCAAACCGTTTGCCTGGCGCAAAAAGTGGGAGCGGGACTGGGACAATGTCGTCTACTGTTCGGAGCGCTGCCGCCGCACGGGCAAAACCGTTAACGCCGACAAGGCGTAG
- a CDS encoding aldo/keto reductase: MREHSFGRTEFTVSDIGFGAWQIGGSWGEVSEADGRAALNAALDAGMTFIDTADVYGDGRSEKIIAEVLKARGGKRPMVASKAGRRLNPHVADGYTKANIEAFIDRSLKNLEIDTLDLVQLHCPPTDVYYRQEMFEGLEEIRKAGKIKHYGVSVEKVEEALKAIEYPGVVSVQIIFNMFRQRPAALFFQEARRRNVAVIARVPLASGLLSGKITAATQFAAEDHRNFNRNGEAFDVGETFAGVPFETGLAAVEEVRKLVPAGTSMAQFALRWILMHEAVTVVIPGARNGEQAKANAAASDLAALSADVMAASREVYERLIAPHVHHRW; the protein is encoded by the coding sequence ATGAGAGAACATTCCTTCGGCCGGACGGAATTCACCGTCAGCGATATCGGCTTCGGCGCCTGGCAGATCGGCGGATCCTGGGGCGAAGTCTCCGAGGCAGACGGCCGGGCGGCGCTCAATGCGGCCCTTGATGCCGGCATGACCTTTATCGATACCGCCGACGTCTATGGCGACGGTCGGTCGGAAAAAATCATTGCCGAGGTGCTGAAGGCGCGTGGCGGCAAGCGGCCGATGGTGGCGTCCAAGGCCGGTCGGAGGCTCAACCCGCATGTGGCCGATGGCTATACCAAGGCGAATATAGAAGCCTTCATCGATCGGTCGCTGAAGAACCTCGAAATCGATACTCTCGATCTGGTGCAGCTGCATTGCCCACCGACCGACGTTTACTATCGCCAGGAGATGTTCGAGGGGCTGGAAGAGATCCGCAAGGCCGGCAAGATCAAGCATTACGGCGTCTCGGTCGAAAAGGTCGAGGAAGCGCTGAAGGCAATCGAGTATCCGGGCGTCGTTTCGGTGCAGATCATCTTCAACATGTTCCGCCAGCGCCCGGCTGCCCTCTTCTTCCAGGAGGCCAGGCGCCGCAACGTCGCGGTCATCGCCCGCGTACCGCTGGCAAGCGGCCTGCTTTCGGGCAAGATCACCGCAGCCACGCAGTTTGCGGCGGAAGACCACCGCAACTTCAACCGCAATGGCGAAGCCTTCGACGTGGGCGAGACCTTTGCCGGCGTGCCATTCGAGACGGGGCTCGCGGCCGTCGAGGAAGTGCGCAAGCTGGTGCCAGCTGGCACCTCCATGGCGCAGTTTGCACTCCGCTGGATCCTGATGCATGAGGCCGTCACGGTCGTCATTCCCGGCGCCCGCAATGGCGAGCAGGCCAAGGCCAATGCGGCGGCCTCGGACCTTGCAGCGCTTTCTGCCGATGTCATGGCGGCGTCGCGCGAGGTCTATGAGCGGCTGATCGCACCGCATGTGCATCATCGCTGGTAA
- a CDS encoding esterase-like activity of phytase family protein, translating into MTHGLSRVALTAALFASVALPAAAEQVFNRIAAFPVATNLPADKDKLSTTSAEIITASEDGNTLIYSDSPLGGIGFIDITDAKAPKAAGVLMMDGEPTSVSVAGGKVLVGVNTSESFTNPSGKLAIVDIAGKTVEGTCDIGGQPDSVAVAKDGSFVAIAIENERDEDVNDGALPQMPAGDLVIISLKDGVADCGTMKRVALTGLAEVAPEDPEPEFVSVNSLGEIAVTLQENNYIAIVDGKTGEVKSHFSAGTVDLTGIDTKSDGALKFTGTKDGVPREPDAVKWLDDNRLVIANEGAWNGGSRGFTIFDKTGKVAYEAGASLEMAIAQIGHFPDKRARSKGVEPEGLEAATFGDQNYFFVLAERSSIAAVYKDTGAEPELTQLLPSGVSPEGAVAIPSRNLLVTANEVDLGEDGGARSHVMLYELAEGTPAYPMIQSAMVDGAPIGWGALSGLVGDAEKVGTLYAVNDSFYAMQPTIFTIDATQKPAVITSALPITRGGAAAQKLDLEGITLDGKGGFWLASEGDAAKLVGHGLYNVDAKGEIKAEIGLPVELLASQTRFGLEGITSVGTGDDMTLWMAVQRGWGDDEKGSVKLLSYNPKSKEWGAVRYPLEAAGEGWVGLSEITAHGDHVYIVERDNQIGDNAKLKKLYRVAIADLKPAKIGEELPTVAKEQVHDFIPDLKAATNGYVVDKLEGFAFDASGKAFAVTDNDGVDDSSGETLFWEVNLQGTN; encoded by the coding sequence ATGACCCATGGTCTCTCCCGCGTCGCCCTGACGGCGGCGCTTTTTGCATCCGTGGCCCTGCCGGCCGCAGCCGAACAGGTTTTCAACCGTATTGCCGCTTTCCCGGTCGCCACCAATCTGCCGGCTGACAAGGACAAGCTTTCCACCACCTCGGCCGAGATCATCACGGCCTCGGAAGACGGCAATACCCTGATCTATTCCGACAGCCCGCTCGGCGGCATCGGCTTCATCGACATCACGGACGCCAAGGCGCCGAAGGCCGCCGGTGTGCTGATGATGGACGGCGAACCGACTTCTGTTTCCGTCGCCGGTGGCAAGGTTCTCGTCGGCGTCAACACGTCCGAGAGCTTCACCAACCCGTCGGGCAAGCTCGCGATCGTCGACATCGCCGGCAAGACCGTCGAGGGCACCTGCGACATCGGCGGTCAGCCGGATTCGGTTGCTGTTGCCAAGGACGGCTCTTTCGTCGCGATCGCCATCGAGAACGAGCGTGACGAAGACGTCAACGACGGCGCCCTGCCGCAGATGCCGGCCGGTGACCTCGTCATCATCTCGCTGAAGGATGGCGTTGCCGATTGCGGCACCATGAAGCGCGTCGCATTGACCGGTCTCGCCGAAGTCGCCCCAGAAGATCCGGAGCCGGAATTCGTTTCGGTCAACAGCCTCGGCGAAATCGCCGTCACGCTGCAGGAAAACAACTACATTGCCATCGTCGACGGCAAGACCGGCGAAGTGAAGAGCCACTTCTCCGCCGGTACGGTCGATCTGACGGGCATCGACACCAAGTCGGATGGCGCGCTGAAGTTCACCGGCACCAAGGACGGCGTTCCGCGCGAGCCCGACGCCGTGAAGTGGCTCGATGACAATCGTCTTGTCATCGCCAATGAAGGCGCCTGGAACGGCGGTTCACGCGGTTTCACCATTTTCGACAAGACCGGCAAGGTCGCCTACGAAGCCGGCGCCTCGCTCGAAATGGCGATCGCCCAGATCGGCCACTTCCCGGACAAGCGCGCCCGTTCCAAGGGCGTCGAGCCGGAAGGCCTGGAAGCCGCAACCTTCGGCGACCAGAACTATTTCTTCGTTCTCGCCGAGCGTTCCTCGATTGCCGCCGTCTACAAGGACACGGGCGCCGAGCCTGAACTCACCCAGCTCCTGCCGTCGGGCGTCTCGCCGGAAGGCGCAGTCGCCATCCCATCGCGCAACCTTCTGGTAACCGCCAACGAAGTTGATCTCGGTGAAGACGGTGGCGCGCGCTCTCACGTCATGCTCTATGAACTGGCTGAAGGTACGCCCGCCTATCCGATGATCCAGTCGGCCATGGTCGATGGCGCACCGATCGGTTGGGGCGCTCTCTCTGGCCTCGTCGGCGATGCCGAGAAGGTCGGCACGCTCTATGCCGTCAACGACAGCTTCTACGCCATGCAGCCGACGATCTTCACGATCGATGCAACGCAGAAGCCGGCTGTCATCACCTCAGCCCTGCCGATCACCCGCGGTGGCGCTGCGGCCCAGAAGCTCGACCTGGAAGGTATCACGCTCGACGGCAAGGGCGGCTTCTGGCTGGCTTCCGAAGGCGATGCTGCCAAGCTCGTCGGCCACGGCCTCTACAATGTCGACGCCAAGGGCGAGATCAAGGCCGAGATCGGCTTGCCGGTCGAACTCCTGGCCAGCCAGACCCGCTTCGGTCTCGAAGGCATCACCTCTGTCGGCACCGGCGACGACATGACGCTCTGGATGGCCGTTCAGCGCGGATGGGGCGATGACGAGAAGGGCTCGGTGAAGCTCCTCTCCTACAACCCGAAGTCCAAGGAATGGGGTGCCGTTCGTTATCCGCTGGAAGCGGCTGGCGAAGGCTGGGTCGGTCTGTCGGAAATCACCGCCCATGGCGACCACGTCTATATCGTCGAGCGCGACAACCAGATCGGCGATAACGCCAAGCTCAAGAAGCTCTACCGCGTCGCGATTGCCGATCTGAAGCCCGCCAAGATCGGTGAAGAGCTCCCGACGGTTGCGAAGGAACAAGTCCATGACTTCATCCCGGACCTGAAGGCCGCCACCAATGGCTATGTCGTCGACAAGCTCGAAGGCTTCGCCTTCGACGCATCGGGCAAGGCCTTTGCCGTGACCGACAATGACGGCGTGGATGACTCGTCTGGCGAGACCCTGTTCTGGGAAGTGAACCTTCAGGGCACCAACTGA
- a CDS encoding DMT family transporter → MNQSSVSVLRSRAVVGAGFMVLAGVAFAILNVVTQWLSMTLGFPPASTAFWQYGFALVLSLPLLFRLGLMAMKTAYPVRHILRVLLAAFGVQAWVTGLATVPIWQAIALVMTSPFFIIIGARLFLGETVGRDRWLATLTGFVGAMIILQPWSDSFTLAALLPVLSALLWGGSSLIMKNLTHYESPETVTVWLLVLLTPINFGLAAASGFAIPEGSALWLLLAAGLLTAIGQYLLTLAYNAADAAYVQPFDDLKLPLNVFAGWLVFGYAPSGYLWLGALLILGASLFLMLREAGKEVSPQP, encoded by the coding sequence ATGAATCAGAGCTCGGTTTCTGTTCTGCGTTCCCGGGCCGTTGTTGGTGCCGGTTTTATGGTTTTGGCAGGCGTTGCCTTTGCCATTCTCAATGTCGTCACCCAGTGGCTCTCGATGACGCTCGGCTTTCCGCCGGCTTCAACGGCCTTCTGGCAATATGGCTTCGCTCTTGTCCTCTCCCTTCCGCTGTTGTTCCGGCTCGGTTTGATGGCGATGAAGACCGCCTATCCCGTCCGCCACATCCTGCGCGTCCTGCTCGCGGCTTTCGGCGTCCAGGCCTGGGTGACGGGCCTTGCCACCGTGCCGATCTGGCAGGCGATCGCGCTCGTCATGACCTCGCCCTTCTTCATCATCATTGGTGCGCGGCTCTTTCTCGGCGAGACCGTCGGTCGCGATCGCTGGCTGGCGACCCTCACAGGCTTCGTTGGTGCGATGATCATCCTGCAGCCCTGGTCGGACAGCTTCACGCTCGCCGCGCTGCTGCCGGTTCTCTCTGCGCTTCTCTGGGGCGGTTCGTCGCTGATCATGAAGAACCTCACCCATTACGAGTCTCCGGAGACGGTGACCGTTTGGCTTCTCGTGCTGCTGACGCCGATCAACTTCGGCCTTGCTGCAGCATCCGGCTTTGCCATTCCTGAAGGTTCAGCGCTCTGGCTGCTTCTCGCCGCAGGTCTTTTGACGGCCATCGGCCAGTATCTGCTGACGCTCGCCTACAATGCGGCGGATGCCGCCTATGTTCAGCCCTTCGATGACCTGAAACTGCCGCTCAATGTTTTTGCCGGCTGGCTCGTCTTCGGCTATGCGCCGAGCGGCTATCTCTGGCTGGGCGCTCTTCTCATCCTCGGCGCATCACTCTTCCTGATGCTGCGCGAGGCTGGCAAGGAAGTTTCGCCTCAACCCTGA
- the hupB gene encoding DNA-binding protein HupB: MNKNELVSAVAEKAGLTKADAASAVDAVFETVQAELKNGGDIRLAGFGAFTVARREASKGRNPSTGAEVDIPARNVPKFTAGKGLKDAVNS; the protein is encoded by the coding sequence ATGAACAAGAACGAACTCGTATCCGCGGTCGCCGAGAAGGCTGGCCTCACCAAGGCTGACGCTGCCTCTGCCGTTGATGCCGTTTTTGAAACGGTCCAGGCTGAACTGAAGAACGGCGGCGACATTCGTCTCGCTGGCTTCGGCGCCTTCACCGTCGCCCGTCGCGAAGCCTCCAAGGGCCGCAATCCGTCCACCGGCGCTGAAGTCGATATCCCGGCTCGCAACGTGCCGAAGTTCACGGCCGGCAAGGGCCTGAAGGACGCTGTCAACAGCTGA